A window from Setaria italica strain Yugu1 chromosome VIII, Setaria_italica_v2.0, whole genome shotgun sequence encodes these proteins:
- the LOC101763345 gene encoding uncharacterized protein LOC101763345, whose protein sequence is MPQAKLENPAEQNNTITAQNMKLVLLLPALLLLLVQAQGARPAASPNPKKCTASSVAVEQSNTGEKAGFDPVFEVEVRNTCGCAVRAVYLRSEGFASSVAVDPRLFRREGRDYLVGDGGRIEPNSAVRFSYAWDRAFRMTAAAVHDDCS, encoded by the exons ATGCCACAAGCAAAGCTCGAGAACCCAGCTGAACAGAACAACACCATCACAGCTCAAAACATGAAGCTCGTGCTTCTCCTCCctgcccttctcctcctcctcgtccaagCACAAG GGGCGAGGCCGGCCGCGAGCCCAAATCCAAAGAAGTGCACGGCGTCGAGCGTGGCGGTGGAGCAGAGCAACACGGGTGAGAAGGCCGGGTTCGACCCTGTGTTCGAGGTGGAGGTGCGCAACACCTGCGGGTGCGCCGTCCGCGCCGTGTACCTCCGCTCCGAGGGCTTCGCGAGCTCCGTCGCCGTCGACCCGCGCCTGTTCCGCCGGGAAGGCCGCGACTacctcgtcggcgacggcggccggatCGAGCCCAACTCGGCCGTGCGGTTCAGCTACGCCTGGGACCGCGCCTTCCGGatgacggccgccgccgtgcacgACGACTGCTCCTGA